The Lichenihabitans psoromatis genome contains a region encoding:
- a CDS encoding glycosyltransferase: protein MQIAILLMINQSVFNVKFLRNAGRIHLFGLAAIAFSLQRRSRWSEARTAWKVTIGFDRASAVADPEALARFHINLATCECFLGGFVEAASNLRAAHLLSKTVAQQPSGILALARVTRKNDHQETLRLLYTGLSDAPHDTALLYEMGSVCLDGTHPSLGIPYASRLLEIEPTNRSFVLLAADLAERSGYLVAAIAHLRALVALSPEELELHRRLMSVLASIGAIDEARLVARTAYRIHNDLILVHWLSELYTKGGNLRKARLLCRFLLRRWPHSIWHRKRYAEYLAIDGDLNRADGALATFSDDWNASDALRALYKVATLAHARQEALKRIEVGKSGIPFDIEIELDHGYAVADVRGPAQAALIFDRLSVLTRFDARALHAIAHMAVRQRDAVATLAAWQRASDVHPDDAYALREYCRSLFESGRGRRAMALCEQRSFGFVKDKAFVEFYAWLSAAAGRFKATLALCIDRLPGFPNSWQLLESGFISAGYLSTTAEFATIAFEVPFVVATRGDVLRLYTVMRVAALSDHARLLIGRFHLGTRVRHDHRWLARFAVEEQRDSHEPQEPATPLALGTALIQSLYQGSRFEAMVAHRPIRRFEALSDPAIADLLTEKSGPRRTIHIFSKFEQTRGGSELHALDLAERLRAYATVELWAPDMCHTAFIESGTVRVVDPWIGQLPSPGGIVVLVGLYFDLGPWMRLIAPHRVLGLYNTFEAPTAMDRIETIFEWTSLRTELIYCSDMMRTELGLPRVFEPSPTDLDLFFPDTTVTTRPFTLGRHSRDVVEKHHPEDAAIYRAVSAGRGRSIVLGGVCMQETFGPITGLDLRPTISSGIPDFIRSLDCYFYRTGTWVEPWGRVVIEAMACGVPVVAHRLGGYAQAIESGVNGFLFDDTEEAVQQVKRLMDDPDLRKEIGLNARNSAEALVGPTAMRRIIAYYLMENPDQEI, encoded by the coding sequence TTGCAGATTGCAATTTTATTGATGATCAACCAATCTGTCTTCAACGTTAAGTTTCTTCGAAATGCCGGCCGCATCCATCTTTTTGGTCTTGCGGCGATCGCGTTTTCACTGCAGCGACGCTCGCGTTGGAGCGAGGCGCGGACAGCTTGGAAGGTGACGATCGGCTTCGATCGGGCTAGCGCCGTTGCAGACCCTGAGGCTCTGGCGCGTTTCCACATCAATTTAGCAACGTGCGAATGTTTCCTGGGTGGGTTTGTCGAAGCCGCCTCAAATCTTCGCGCCGCGCATCTTTTGTCCAAGACCGTTGCGCAGCAGCCGAGCGGCATCCTTGCGCTGGCGAGGGTCACTCGGAAAAACGACCATCAAGAAACGCTACGCTTGCTTTATACCGGGTTAAGCGACGCGCCACACGACACTGCACTCCTTTACGAAATGGGCTCTGTCTGTCTCGACGGCACGCATCCTTCTTTGGGCATTCCCTACGCGTCACGGCTTTTAGAGATCGAGCCGACCAATCGATCGTTCGTACTTCTTGCCGCCGATCTCGCGGAGCGAAGTGGCTATTTAGTTGCCGCGATCGCTCATCTCAGAGCCCTCGTGGCTCTCAGTCCTGAGGAGTTGGAGCTACATCGGAGGCTAATGTCCGTTTTGGCTTCGATCGGCGCCATCGATGAGGCGCGACTTGTGGCGCGTACGGCGTATCGCATCCACAACGATCTCATTTTAGTCCACTGGCTTTCCGAACTTTATACCAAGGGCGGCAACCTTCGAAAGGCGCGGCTTCTTTGTCGCTTTCTCCTCCGGCGCTGGCCGCATTCGATTTGGCACCGAAAGCGATATGCCGAATACTTGGCAATTGACGGCGATCTGAACAGGGCCGATGGCGCTCTGGCGACCTTTTCGGATGATTGGAATGCCTCGGATGCGTTACGGGCTTTGTACAAGGTCGCAACACTTGCCCATGCACGCCAAGAAGCTCTGAAGCGTATCGAAGTCGGTAAATCAGGGATCCCGTTCGACATCGAGATTGAACTTGATCACGGTTATGCCGTTGCAGATGTTCGCGGACCTGCCCAAGCGGCGCTTATTTTCGATCGGCTCTCCGTGCTTACGCGCTTCGATGCGCGTGCACTGCATGCAATAGCCCATATGGCCGTGCGGCAGCGCGATGCTGTGGCGACCCTCGCAGCGTGGCAGCGCGCGTCGGATGTCCATCCGGATGACGCCTATGCTTTACGGGAATATTGTCGCTCCCTCTTCGAAAGCGGAAGAGGTCGTCGAGCGATGGCGCTCTGCGAGCAACGATCGTTTGGCTTCGTGAAGGATAAGGCGTTCGTTGAGTTCTACGCCTGGCTTAGTGCCGCAGCCGGCCGGTTCAAAGCGACCTTGGCTCTTTGTATCGATAGACTGCCCGGTTTCCCAAACTCCTGGCAGTTGCTGGAAAGCGGCTTCATCAGCGCCGGCTATCTCAGCACAACAGCCGAATTCGCGACCATCGCCTTCGAGGTTCCCTTTGTCGTCGCCACGCGCGGCGACGTGCTTCGGCTCTACACTGTTATGCGGGTGGCTGCCCTTTCGGATCACGCCAGATTACTGATCGGGCGTTTCCACCTCGGAACGCGAGTACGACATGATCATCGCTGGCTCGCCCGCTTTGCAGTCGAGGAGCAACGAGATAGTCACGAGCCCCAAGAACCAGCGACGCCTTTAGCCCTCGGAACCGCATTAATTCAGTCACTTTATCAGGGGTCCCGGTTTGAGGCTATGGTCGCTCACCGACCGATCAGAAGGTTCGAGGCACTATCGGATCCGGCAATCGCTGACCTCCTGACGGAAAAGTCCGGTCCACGCCGTACAATTCACATCTTCTCAAAATTCGAGCAGACGCGAGGCGGGAGCGAGTTGCATGCGCTCGACTTGGCGGAACGGCTCCGAGCCTATGCAACTGTCGAGCTTTGGGCTCCGGATATGTGCCATACGGCCTTCATCGAAAGTGGGACCGTGCGGGTCGTCGATCCCTGGATTGGCCAGCTTCCATCGCCAGGCGGGATCGTGGTCCTCGTCGGCCTCTATTTCGATCTCGGGCCCTGGATGCGGCTCATCGCGCCGCACCGGGTCCTCGGTCTCTACAATACCTTCGAGGCTCCCACCGCAATGGATCGTATTGAGACGATCTTTGAATGGACCAGCTTGAGAACGGAGTTGATCTATTGTTCGGACATGATGCGGACCGAACTTGGGCTGCCTAGGGTGTTTGAACCATCTCCGACAGATCTGGACCTCTTTTTTCCAGACACAACGGTCACAACGCGACCTTTCACGCTGGGACGTCACAGTCGCGATGTTGTGGAAAAACACCATCCTGAAGACGCAGCAATATATCGCGCCGTTTCAGCGGGACGCGGGCGGTCGATCGTCCTCGGCGGCGTCTGCATGCAAGAAACGTTCGGTCCGATCACCGGCCTCGATCTTAGACCGACAATCAGCTCAGGCATTCCAGACTTTATTCGTAGCCTCGATTGTTACTTTTACCGGACAGGCACCTGGGTCGAGCCTTGGGGACGCGTCGTGATCGAGGCAATGGCCTGCGGTGTACCCGTTGTGGCGCATCGGCTTGGAGGGTACGCACAAGCGATCGAGTCTGGGGTCAACGGATTTCTCTTCGACGATACTGAAGAGGCGGTTCAGCAGGTCAAGCGGCTGATGGACGATCCTGACTTGCGGAAAGAAATCGGTTTGAACGCCCGCAACAGCGCTGAAGCGTTGGTCGGTCCTACCGCGATGCGACGCATCATTGCCTATTACCTCATGGAAAATCCAGATCAAGAAATCTAG
- the ilvC gene encoding ketol-acid reductoisomerase — translation MRVYYDRDADLNLIKGKKVAVVGYGSQGHAHVLNMRDSGVKDVVVALREGSPSAKKAEGEGLKVMNVADAAKWADIVMMLTPDELQADIYKADLEPNMKNGAALLFAHGLNVHFNLIEPRADLDVLMVAPKGPGHTVRSEYQKGGGVPCLIAIAQDASGNAHDLGLSYACAIGGGRAGIIETTFKEECETDLFGEQAVLCGGLVELIRAGFETLVEAGYAPEMAYFECLHEVKLIVDLIYEGGIANMNYSISNTAEYGEYVTGPRIITPETKAEMKRVLQDIQSGKFTRDWMLENKVSQTSFKATRAKAASHQIEEVGGKLRAMMPWITKNKMVDKERN, via the coding sequence ATGCGCGTCTACTACGATCGGGATGCCGATCTCAATCTCATCAAGGGCAAGAAGGTCGCAGTGGTCGGCTACGGCAGCCAGGGCCATGCTCACGTGCTCAACATGCGGGATTCGGGCGTCAAGGACGTCGTCGTGGCGCTGCGCGAAGGCTCCCCCTCGGCCAAGAAGGCGGAAGGCGAGGGCCTCAAGGTCATGAACGTCGCCGATGCGGCCAAGTGGGCCGATATCGTGATGATGCTGACGCCGGACGAGCTGCAGGCCGACATCTACAAGGCCGATCTCGAACCCAACATGAAGAACGGTGCCGCGCTGCTGTTCGCGCATGGCCTCAACGTTCATTTCAACCTGATCGAGCCGCGTGCCGATCTCGATGTGTTGATGGTGGCGCCCAAGGGTCCCGGCCATACGGTCCGGTCGGAATACCAGAAGGGCGGCGGCGTGCCGTGCCTGATCGCCATCGCGCAGGACGCGTCCGGCAATGCTCATGATCTCGGATTGTCCTATGCCTGTGCGATCGGCGGGGGCCGGGCCGGCATCATCGAGACCACCTTCAAGGAAGAATGCGAGACCGATTTGTTCGGCGAGCAGGCCGTCCTCTGCGGCGGCTTGGTCGAGCTGATCCGCGCCGGCTTCGAGACGCTGGTGGAAGCCGGCTATGCACCCGAGATGGCCTATTTCGAGTGTCTGCATGAGGTGAAGCTGATCGTCGACCTGATCTACGAGGGCGGCATCGCCAACATGAACTACTCGATCTCGAACACCGCCGAATATGGCGAATACGTCACCGGCCCGCGCATCATCACACCGGAGACCAAGGCCGAGATGAAGCGCGTCCTGCAGGACATTCAGTCCGGCAAGTTCACGCGGGATTGGATGCTCGAAAACAAGGTCAGCCAGACCTCGTTCAAGGCCACCCGCGCCAAGGCCGCAAGCCACCAGATCGAGGAAGTCGGCGGCAAGCTGCGCGCCATGATGCCCTGGATCACCAAGAACAAGATGGTCGACAAAGAGCGCAACTAA
- a CDS encoding Gfo/Idh/MocA family protein: MAVYSIAIIGVGKISQDQHLPVIANNPNFRLAALVSQRGLAHPDVPTFKTPAELYAAMPDLDAVAICTPPSARYTIAREALDAGKHVLLEKPPAPTVTELTDLAGYAATLDRVIFTTWHSQYNAAVEEVRSRLIGERIKRLTITWKEDVRRWHPGQDWIWEVGGFGVFDPGINALSILTRIMPGPIFVHDASLVYPSNRDMPIAADLVFSSPVASEAQPGALTAAFDWRQTGEQSWTIDIETEAGQRFSLTGGGSKLAIDGTPLLDAPTPQHGEYDGIYKRFATLLDSGSSAVDVAPFQLAADAFMIGKRVVTEPFED; encoded by the coding sequence TTGGCGGTCTATAGTATCGCGATCATCGGGGTCGGTAAGATCTCGCAAGACCAGCACTTGCCGGTCATTGCCAATAACCCAAACTTCCGTCTCGCGGCGCTGGTCAGCCAACGGGGCCTCGCGCATCCCGATGTGCCGACATTCAAGACCCCGGCGGAGCTCTATGCCGCCATGCCGGATCTTGACGCGGTAGCGATCTGCACGCCGCCCAGTGCCCGCTATACCATCGCGCGCGAGGCGCTCGACGCCGGCAAACACGTCCTGCTCGAAAAGCCCCCTGCCCCGACCGTCACCGAACTGACCGATCTCGCCGGCTACGCGGCGACGCTGGATCGCGTGATCTTCACGACCTGGCATTCGCAATATAATGCGGCGGTCGAGGAGGTTCGGTCGCGGCTCATTGGCGAACGCATCAAGCGGCTGACGATCACCTGGAAGGAGGATGTCCGGCGCTGGCATCCGGGCCAGGATTGGATTTGGGAGGTCGGCGGCTTCGGCGTGTTCGACCCCGGCATCAACGCGCTCTCGATCCTGACCCGCATCATGCCTGGCCCGATCTTCGTGCACGACGCGAGCCTCGTCTATCCGTCGAACCGGGACATGCCGATCGCGGCCGACCTCGTCTTCAGCAGCCCGGTTGCGAGCGAGGCCCAGCCAGGCGCGCTCACGGCCGCGTTCGACTGGCGGCAGACCGGCGAGCAGAGCTGGACCATCGACATCGAGACAGAGGCCGGCCAGCGCTTCAGCCTCACGGGCGGCGGCTCGAAGCTTGCGATCGACGGTACGCCGTTGCTCGACGCGCCGACGCCGCAACACGGAGAATATGACGGGATCTACAAGCGGTTCGCGACGCTGCTCGACAGCGGCAGCAGCGCCGTCGATGTCGCGCCGTTCCAGCTGGCGGCCGATGCGTTCATGATCGGCAAACGGGTCGTGACCGAGCCCTTCGAGGATTGA
- the pdxY gene encoding pyridoxal kinase PdxY, producing the protein MNILSIQSHVAYGHVGNAAAVFPMQRLGHEVWPIHTVQFSNHTGYGAWRGEVLPASLIVDCVQGIADRGVLSRCDGVLSGYMGSAETGLAILDAVDKVKAANPSARYCCDPVIGDVGRGVFVRPGIAEFMRDRAVPMADLITPNQFELDILSGGSSATLEEVRPALRAVHARGPGTILVTSYLGHDTPADSLDLLASDGGDLWRVRTPKLGLSINGAGDAIAALFFVHHLESGSLPEALSRAASSVYGLLRMTQDAGAGEILLIAAQNEIVEPTARFRPEKI; encoded by the coding sequence ATGAACATCCTGTCGATCCAATCGCATGTCGCCTATGGGCATGTCGGCAACGCGGCGGCGGTGTTTCCCATGCAACGCCTCGGCCATGAGGTTTGGCCGATCCACACCGTGCAGTTTTCCAACCATACGGGCTATGGGGCGTGGCGCGGGGAGGTGCTGCCCGCGAGCCTGATCGTTGATTGCGTCCAGGGCATCGCTGATCGCGGCGTGTTGAGCCGCTGCGACGGCGTGTTATCGGGCTATATGGGGTCGGCCGAGACCGGTCTTGCGATCCTCGATGCGGTCGACAAGGTGAAGGCCGCCAACCCATCGGCGCGCTATTGCTGCGATCCGGTGATCGGTGATGTCGGTCGGGGCGTTTTCGTCCGGCCGGGCATCGCCGAATTCATGCGCGACCGCGCCGTGCCGATGGCCGATCTCATCACGCCCAACCAATTCGAACTCGATATTCTGTCGGGAGGCTCGTCGGCCACCTTGGAGGAGGTGCGGCCCGCGCTCCGCGCTGTCCATGCCCGCGGCCCCGGCACGATCCTGGTCACCTCCTATCTCGGCCACGATACGCCTGCCGACAGCCTCGATCTGCTCGCCTCGGACGGCGGGGATCTGTGGCGGGTGCGAACCCCGAAGCTCGGCCTGTCGATCAACGGGGCCGGGGATGCGATCGCGGCTCTGTTCTTCGTGCATCACCTGGAAAGCGGATCCTTGCCCGAGGCGTTATCGCGGGCGGCGTCGTCGGTCTATGGCCTGTTGCGGATGACTCAAGATGCCGGCGCTGGCGAGATTCTGCTGATTGCCGCGCAGAACGAGATCGTCGAGCCGACGGCGCGCTTTCGGCCGGAGAAAATCTGA
- a CDS encoding Dps family protein, giving the protein MAKDTTKHNADTDASALKTPSDLGDNGTAQIAAEINKLVADAFALYLKTKNFHWHMSGPHFRDYHLLLDDHADQIFATTDPLAERVRKLGRRTIHSIGEINAMSRVKNNDAEFVSAADMLRELLQDNRDMVTNMRKAHEVCDEHKDVATASLLENYIDETERRAWFLFEATRDADATGH; this is encoded by the coding sequence ATGGCCAAAGACACCACGAAACATAATGCGGACACCGATGCTTCGGCGCTGAAGACTCCCAGCGACCTTGGCGATAACGGCACCGCGCAGATCGCCGCCGAGATCAACAAGCTAGTGGCCGACGCTTTCGCGCTTTATCTCAAGACCAAGAATTTTCACTGGCACATGAGCGGCCCGCATTTCCGCGACTATCACCTGTTGCTGGACGACCATGCCGATCAGATCTTCGCCACGACCGATCCGCTGGCCGAGCGGGTTCGCAAGCTCGGTCGTCGAACGATCCATTCGATCGGTGAAATTAACGCGATGTCGCGCGTGAAGAACAACGATGCCGAGTTTGTCTCAGCCGCCGACATGCTCCGCGAGCTCCTGCAGGACAATCGCGACATGGTAACCAACATGCGGAAGGCGCATGAAGTGTGCGACGAACACAAGGACGTCGCGACCGCGAGCTTGCTCGAAAACTATATCGACGAGACCGAACGCAGGGCCTGGTTCCTGTTTGAGGCGACCCGCGACGCCGACGCGACTGGCCACTAA
- a CDS encoding acetyl-CoA C-acetyltransferase, translating to MSTADIVIVSAARTAVGTFNGVFANTAAHELGATAITAALARAGLSADEVDEVILGQVLTAGQGQNPARQAAMLAGVPQERTAWGLNQLCGSGLRAVALGLQQISSGDASIIVAGGQECMTQAQHAAYLRSGVKMGELKLVDTMLKDGLMDAFHGYHMGVTAENVATQWQLTREDQDKFAVASQNKAEKAQASGRFKDEIVPFTIKGRKGDVVIDQDEHIRPGTTLEALTKLKPAFSKEGTVTAGSASGINDGAAALVLMTAAEAKKRGLTPLARITSWATAGVDPAVMGSGPIPASRKALEKAGWKVADLDLVEANEAFAAQALAVNKDMGWDPAIVNVNGGAIAIGHPIGASGARVLTTLLYEMARRDARKGLATLCIGGGMGVAMTVGR from the coding sequence ATGTCGACCGCCGATATCGTGATCGTCAGTGCAGCCCGCACAGCCGTCGGAACCTTCAACGGCGTCTTCGCCAATACTGCAGCCCATGAACTCGGTGCGACCGCCATCACGGCGGCGCTGGCGCGCGCGGGACTGTCGGCCGACGAGGTCGATGAAGTCATCTTGGGCCAGGTCCTGACGGCGGGTCAGGGCCAGAATCCCGCGCGACAGGCCGCCATGTTGGCAGGCGTGCCGCAGGAACGGACGGCCTGGGGCCTTAATCAACTTTGCGGTAGCGGCTTACGGGCCGTCGCGCTCGGGCTGCAGCAGATCAGCAGCGGCGACGCCTCGATCATCGTCGCAGGTGGCCAGGAGTGCATGACGCAAGCGCAGCATGCGGCCTATCTCCGTTCGGGCGTGAAGATGGGTGAGTTGAAGCTCGTCGATACCATGCTGAAGGATGGCCTGATGGATGCGTTCCATGGCTATCACATGGGCGTCACAGCCGAAAACGTCGCGACGCAATGGCAGTTGACCCGCGAGGATCAGGACAAGTTCGCCGTGGCGTCCCAGAACAAAGCCGAGAAGGCTCAAGCCTCAGGGCGGTTCAAAGACGAGATCGTGCCGTTCACGATCAAGGGTCGCAAGGGGGACGTCGTGATCGATCAGGACGAACATATCCGGCCCGGCACGACCCTCGAGGCCTTGACGAAGCTGAAGCCCGCCTTCTCAAAGGAGGGGACCGTGACGGCGGGTTCCGCGTCCGGCATCAACGACGGCGCCGCCGCTCTGGTGCTGATGACGGCCGCAGAGGCCAAGAAGCGCGGCCTGACGCCACTCGCACGCATCACCTCCTGGGCGACCGCTGGGGTCGACCCCGCCGTGATGGGGTCCGGCCCAATCCCTGCCTCGCGCAAGGCGCTGGAGAAGGCGGGATGGAAGGTCGCCGATCTCGATCTCGTCGAGGCCAACGAGGCGTTTGCGGCGCAAGCGCTGGCGGTCAATAAAGACATGGGTTGGGATCCGGCGATCGTAAACGTCAACGGAGGCGCGATCGCGATCGGTCACCCGATCGGGGCGTCCGGTGCGCGCGTCCTCACCACACTCCTTTACGAGATGGCCCGACGCGATGCTCGCAAGGGCCTCGCGACCCTGTGTATCGGGGGCGGCATGGGCGTCGCCATGACGGTCGGACGCTGA
- the phaR gene encoding polyhydroxyalkanoate synthesis repressor PhaR produces MTATDKPITIKKYANRRLYNTGTSTYVTLEDLAGMVKRGEDFAVFDAKTGEEITRSVLAQIIFEQEGKNGQSLLPTAFLRQLIRFYGDSMQMLVPSYLEFTIDKLTTDQHKMREQVETAIGGSMLPGTAFRSQMFDQLEEQTRKNMLMFSQALTMFSPFTPKIPVGAVAEPSPTSSAPTADDLEALRTELSDMQKRLDRLAPKPASE; encoded by the coding sequence ATGACCGCGACTGATAAACCGATCACGATCAAGAAATACGCCAACCGACGATTATACAATACGGGAACCAGCACCTACGTGACGCTCGAAGACTTGGCCGGTATGGTCAAGCGTGGCGAGGATTTTGCGGTCTTTGATGCCAAGACCGGAGAGGAAATCACCCGCAGCGTTCTGGCGCAGATCATTTTTGAGCAGGAGGGCAAGAACGGCCAAAGTCTCTTGCCGACCGCTTTTCTCCGCCAATTGATCCGTTTTTACGGCGACAGCATGCAGATGCTGGTCCCGAGCTATCTCGAATTTACCATCGATAAGCTGACCACCGACCAGCACAAGATGCGCGAGCAGGTCGAGACCGCCATCGGTGGCAGCATGTTGCCGGGTACGGCGTTTCGCAGTCAGATGTTCGATCAGCTCGAGGAGCAGACCCGCAAGAACATGCTGATGTTCTCGCAGGCTTTGACGATGTTCAGCCCGTTCACGCCCAAGATCCCGGTTGGCGCGGTCGCTGAACCGAGCCCGACATCGTCGGCCCCGACCGCCGACGATCTCGAAGCGCTGCGGACGGAATTGAGCGACATGCAGAAACGCCTGGACCGCTTGGCGCCGAAGCCTGCGAGCGAGTGA
- the infC gene encoding translation initiation factor IF-3, translated as MKAAPVPQKDGPRINLDIRVKEVQLIDAEGRNRGNTDTQEALQIATEAGLDLVEIVPNANPPVCKILDYGKFRFLEQKKAAEARKRQKVVEVKEIKLRPGIDEHDYDTKMKAVHRFFEEGDKVKVTLRFRGREMAHQDIGYRLLDRVKTETLAIAKVETEPSMEGRQMVMILAPR; from the coding sequence ATGAAAGCAGCACCGGTCCCGCAGAAAGACGGGCCACGTATAAACCTCGATATCCGTGTCAAGGAGGTCCAGCTGATTGACGCCGAGGGGCGCAATCGTGGCAATACCGACACGCAGGAGGCGCTGCAGATCGCGACAGAGGCTGGACTCGATCTTGTCGAGATCGTTCCAAATGCCAATCCTCCAGTCTGCAAGATCTTGGATTACGGAAAATTCCGCTTCCTCGAACAGAAAAAGGCCGCCGAGGCGCGCAAGCGTCAAAAGGTCGTCGAAGTGAAGGAAATCAAGCTTCGGCCCGGCATCGACGAACACGATTACGATACCAAGATGAAAGCGGTGCACCGCTTCTTCGAGGAAGGCGACAAGGTCAAGGTTACGCTTCGGTTCCGCGGGCGTGAAATGGCCCACCAGGATATTGGGTATCGCCTCCTTGATCGGGTGAAAACAGAGACGCTCGCGATCGCCAAAGTCGAGACCGAGCCATCGATGGAAGGCCGTCAGATGGTCATGATCCTGGCGCCCCGCTAA
- a CDS encoding response regulator, whose product MSEPERAANRDLRGLKVFIVEDESLIAMLLEDLLGEIECDIVGSALTFRQAMEQAPTIAADVAILDINLGGDAIFPVAEILAARGMSIIFASGYGATTLPEAWRNRPTLPKPFSADQVADVLQKAIGASAG is encoded by the coding sequence GTGTCGGAACCCGAACGCGCAGCCAATCGTGATTTGCGAGGGCTGAAGGTTTTCATCGTCGAGGATGAATCGCTCATTGCGATGCTGCTCGAGGACCTCCTTGGCGAGATCGAGTGCGACATCGTCGGCTCTGCTTTGACGTTCCGTCAGGCGATGGAACAGGCCCCAACGATTGCGGCCGATGTCGCGATTCTCGACATCAATCTCGGCGGCGACGCCATCTTCCCGGTCGCGGAGATCCTTGCGGCGCGCGGCATGTCAATCATCTTTGCGAGCGGTTATGGCGCAACGACGTTGCCGGAGGCGTGGCGCAACCGCCCGACGCTGCCGAAGCCGTTTTCGGCCGATCAAGTCGCTGATGTTCTGCAAAAAGCGATCGGAGCCTCGGCAGGATGA
- a CDS encoding PhzF family phenazine biosynthesis protein, with protein MSRPFATLDVFTDVALAGNPLAIVLDADALDPARMQAIAREFNLSETVFVQTPRDPAHEARLRIFTPAAELPFAGHPTVGTAVFLALRYHRDRLATGDVTVVLDETIGPVTCRVRMRAGVAHARFDLPRLPASSGTTASNTLVAAALDLTVDDIGFGRHVSSVFSAGVAFTFIPLRDREALARARPDLTRWRDAFGEFGAVYLYTDNTASPDHQIRARMFAPNMGIAEDPATGGAVAAFAGVLLHYGDLADGDHAFIIEQGFELGRPSLIELGLTLRDGRLVSASIGGTAIVVSHGTLELE; from the coding sequence ATGAGCCGCCCCTTCGCCACGTTGGACGTGTTTACCGATGTGGCTCTCGCGGGTAATCCTCTGGCGATCGTCCTCGATGCGGACGCTCTCGATCCAGCGCGGATGCAAGCTATCGCTCGCGAATTCAATCTGTCCGAAACCGTTTTCGTTCAAACGCCGCGCGATCCCGCGCATGAAGCTCGTCTGCGGATCTTCACACCTGCGGCCGAGCTTCCGTTTGCCGGTCATCCGACCGTCGGAACGGCAGTGTTTTTAGCGCTGCGGTATCACCGCGACCGCCTCGCGACCGGCGACGTAACGGTGGTGCTCGACGAGACGATCGGGCCAGTGACCTGCCGGGTTCGGATGCGGGCGGGCGTGGCGCATGCCCGCTTCGATCTGCCTCGACTTCCGGCTTCGAGCGGCACGACCGCATCGAACACTTTGGTTGCGGCGGCCCTCGATCTGACCGTCGACGACATCGGCTTCGGCCGTCATGTTTCCAGCGTCTTTTCTGCGGGCGTGGCTTTTACTTTCATACCGTTGCGCGACCGCGAGGCCCTCGCACGGGCAAGGCCCGACCTCACGCGCTGGCGCGACGCGTTCGGGGAGTTCGGTGCCGTCTACCTCTACACCGACAACACCGCGAGCCCGGACCACCAGATCCGCGCCCGCATGTTCGCGCCAAACATGGGCATTGCGGAAGATCCGGCCACCGGTGGTGCGGTCGCGGCTTTCGCGGGCGTTCTCCTGCACTATGGCGACCTTGCCGACGGTGACCATGCATTCATCATCGAGCAGGGGTTCGAGTTGGGACGTCCGAGCCTCATCGAACTCGGCCTCACTCTGCGCGACGGGCGGTTGGTGTCCGCTTCGATCGGCGGCACCGCCATCGTGGTGTCGCACGGAACGCTGGAGCTTGAGTGA
- a CDS encoding NUDIX hydrolase — protein MTERVTPEGPFTLDHVDAIDCCLETVPWLFASDHADAIDAHWATLLAALPKMFNGRVLLQHRGAVEQDDTGRRVYRGAYFEAEFKAFLAWRDFGYPMLGVRNGFAMAALRGSDGGFVLGEMGPHTANAGRIYFPSGTPDLSDLVGDRVDLDGSARRELVEETGLDPDDLDFAPGFTLLHDPVRVCCMKLVRSREPADALAARIEAALARDADPELVRIHVVRGEADMRPEMPVFVTVYMRHMFARDL, from the coding sequence GTGACCGAGCGCGTCACTCCCGAAGGGCCGTTCACGCTCGATCATGTCGATGCCATCGACTGTTGTCTCGAGACGGTGCCGTGGCTTTTCGCCAGCGACCACGCCGATGCGATCGACGCGCATTGGGCGACGCTCCTGGCGGCCTTACCGAAGATGTTCAACGGCCGCGTCCTGCTACAGCATCGCGGCGCTGTGGAGCAGGACGACACGGGCCGGAGGGTCTATCGCGGCGCGTATTTCGAGGCCGAGTTCAAGGCCTTTCTCGCGTGGCGCGATTTCGGTTACCCGATGCTCGGCGTTCGCAACGGCTTCGCGATGGCGGCCTTGCGCGGGTCCGACGGGGGATTCGTGCTCGGCGAGATGGGTCCCCACACCGCCAATGCGGGGCGCATCTACTTTCCCTCCGGGACGCCGGATCTCAGTGATCTCGTGGGCGATCGCGTCGATCTCGACGGTAGCGCCCGGCGCGAACTCGTCGAGGAGACCGGGCTCGATCCCGACGACCTCGATTTTGCGCCCGGCTTCACTCTCCTGCACGATCCGGTGCGGGTGTGCTGCATGAAACTGGTCCGATCGCGCGAGCCTGCCGATGCGCTGGCGGCCCGGATCGAGGCGGCCCTCGCGCGGGACGCCGATCCGGAATTGGTCCGCATCCATGTGGTCCGGGGCGAGGCCGACATGCGCCCCGAAATGCCGGTCTTCGTGACCGTCTATATGCGGCATATGTTCGCGCGGGATCTGTAG